A single region of the Legionella oakridgensis ATCC 33761 = DSM 21215 genome encodes:
- a CDS encoding M12 family metallopeptidase — protein sequence MHASIIPNVGGTRWPEGKVPFKIASNLPKTSLIAFKEAIALWQEKTHIQFIEITSDDIDQYPDYLLIQPAEGTICESEVGKKYGEQPL from the coding sequence CTGCATGCATCTATTATTCCTAACGTAGGCGGTACTCGCTGGCCAGAAGGGAAAGTACCATTCAAAATTGCTAGTAATCTACCAAAAACAAGTTTAATTGCATTCAAAGAAGCGATTGCTCTTTGGCAAGAAAAAACTCATATTCAATTCATTGAGATTACTTCTGATGATATTGACCAGTATCCAGACTACCTTTTGATTCAGCCCGCTGAAGGGACTATCTGCGAGTCAGAAGTAGGCAAAAAATATGGGGAGCAGCCTCTGTGA
- a CDS encoding M12 family metallopeptidase: MRLSTHCNTMSIVHELGHALGLWHEQSRHDKDQYIQVVWENIKDGHAFNFTQHLTDGEDYGPYNYDSIMHYSAYAFSKNGEKTMIPLQENISIGQRNHLSQGDIDAVNGMYP, translated from the coding sequence GTGAGATTATCCACACATTGCAATACCATGAGCATTGTACACGAATTGGGCCATGCATTAGGCTTATGGCATGAGCAATCACGTCACGATAAAGATCAATACATTCAAGTAGTCTGGGAAAATATTAAAGATGGGCACGCATTTAACTTCACTCAACACTTAACTGATGGAGAAGATTATGGGCCTTATAATTATGATTCTATTATGCATTATTCTGCTTATGCATTTTCTAAAAATGGTGAAAAAACAATGATTCCTCTTCAAGAAAACATTTCCATAGGTCAAAGGAATCATCTAAGTCAGGGTGATATTGATGCAGTTAATGGAATGTATCCTTAA
- a CDS encoding gamma-glutamylcyclotransferase family protein: MNHTEKLFSYGTLQYETVQFANFGRKLVGQVDRLSGFKLSSVEITDANMIAASEEKVYPIVSYTGLLSDEVCGMVFDISLNELEQADAYEGKDYKRIQVQLASGVKAWVYVDARQEGSINA, from the coding sequence ATGAATCATACTGAAAAATTATTTTCTTATGGCACACTGCAATATGAGACCGTCCAGTTTGCTAATTTTGGACGTAAATTGGTAGGCCAAGTAGACCGTTTATCAGGATTTAAGTTGTCCAGCGTTGAAATTACCGATGCGAATATGATTGCTGCAAGCGAAGAAAAAGTATATCCCATTGTTTCTTACACAGGGTTATTGTCTGATGAAGTCTGTGGCATGGTATTTGACATAAGTTTGAATGAGTTAGAACAAGCAGATGCTTATGAGGGCAAAGATTATAAACGCATTCAAGTCCAACTGGCATCAGGAGTTAAAGCCTGGGTTTACGTGGATGCAAGACAAGAAGGAAGTATAAATGCATAA
- a CDS encoding penicillin-binding transpeptidase domain-containing protein: MHKLFALALLTISINTAAYAITSQEYSQLFKNYDACFILYNMNEHKIVSQYNPNHRCSERIAPDSTFKIPLSLMAFNQGIINQNTVFKWQGEQGVLAEHEQDQTPGSWLKYSVVWVSQQITPQLGYARTKHYLAGFDYGNQDFSGDPGKNNGLRYAWLSSSLKISAMEQLNFLKAMLSYELPVTKEAIENTKTNLYLGKLDNGADYYGKTGSGRHGQNEREVNPSALRDGWFVGFVEQGSQRYIFVSNLTDKTAPKSTDKTFGSQLLKPITMKLLNDYFSSKNHSSNSRNESRG; this comes from the coding sequence ATGCATAAATTGTTTGCTCTTGCTTTATTGACTATCAGTATAAACACAGCTGCTTATGCGATCACATCACAAGAGTACTCCCAGTTATTTAAAAACTATGATGCTTGTTTCATTCTTTATAATATGAATGAGCACAAGATCGTTAGTCAATATAATCCAAATCATCGTTGTAGCGAGCGCATTGCCCCAGATTCTACGTTTAAAATTCCTTTGTCGCTGATGGCATTTAATCAGGGCATCATCAATCAAAATACCGTGTTTAAATGGCAGGGAGAGCAGGGGGTTTTAGCAGAGCATGAGCAGGATCAAACGCCCGGAAGCTGGCTTAAATATTCTGTGGTTTGGGTTTCACAACAAATCACTCCACAATTAGGTTATGCACGTACCAAACATTATTTGGCAGGCTTTGATTATGGCAACCAGGATTTTAGTGGCGATCCCGGTAAAAACAATGGACTGAGATATGCCTGGTTATCAAGTAGTTTAAAGATATCAGCCATGGAGCAGCTTAATTTCTTAAAAGCCATGTTGAGTTATGAATTGCCAGTGACCAAGGAAGCCATAGAAAATACTAAAACAAACTTATATCTTGGAAAACTTGATAATGGGGCTGACTATTATGGTAAAACGGGTTCTGGGCGGCATGGACAGAATGAAAGGGAAGTAAATCCAAGTGCGTTACGTGATGGCTGGTTTGTGGGCTTTGTTGAGCAGGGTTCCCAACGATATATTTTTGTAAGCAATTTGACTGATAAAACTGCGCCAAAATCTACAGACAAAACCTTTGGCAGTCAACTTTTAAAGCCAATCACAATGAAACTATTAAATGATTATTTCTCTTCAAAAAACCATTCATCAAATTCAAGGAATGAAAGCAGGGGATAG
- a CDS encoding TIGR00730 family Rossman fold protein — protein sequence MPAIKTVGVYCGASNQADAPYKEVAARTGELLAKSGFNIVYGGVRLGLMGILADHALANGGYVTGIIPALLTELEGAHPALSDIQIVDSMHTRKRKMSELADAFIILPGGFGTLDELFETLTWRQLQLHDKPIIIINTIGYWDPLKALVHNVIEEKFAAPGHANLVSFVLTIDEAIDAISKISKI from the coding sequence ATGCCAGCAATAAAAACAGTTGGTGTTTATTGTGGTGCCTCAAATCAGGCGGATGCTCCTTATAAAGAAGTTGCAGCACGAACAGGCGAGCTACTAGCCAAGTCCGGTTTTAATATTGTTTATGGGGGAGTGCGTTTGGGGCTTATGGGCATTCTCGCAGATCATGCCTTAGCCAATGGAGGCTATGTCACAGGGATTATTCCGGCATTACTCACCGAGCTTGAAGGGGCTCATCCTGCTTTATCAGATATTCAAATTGTCGATTCGATGCATACGCGCAAACGTAAAATGTCTGAACTTGCAGACGCTTTTATTATTTTGCCAGGTGGATTTGGAACGTTAGATGAGCTGTTTGAAACCTTGACTTGGCGCCAATTACAGTTGCATGATAAACCCATCATTATCATCAATACAATAGGATATTGGGATCCACTCAAAGCTCTCGTGCATAATGTCATCGAAGAAAAATTTGCTGCACCAGGCCACGCAAATCTTGTAAGTTTTGTCTTAACCATTGATGAAGCCATTGATGCTATAAGCAAAATTTCAAAAATTTAA
- a CDS encoding type II toxin-antitoxin system death-on-curing family toxin gives MKELTYLNLQDIITLNEVILKHYPDEPTGLAKDKSLEATLNRITNHVHYNGVTGIFDIAALYAECLACQQCFNSANKRTALGSMIIFLLLNEMELNVQNDRASDMIVLLANGLVTTKELSLWLKFHCSYKPEEE, from the coding sequence ATGAAGGAGTTAACATATCTAAATCTACAAGATATCATCACTTTAAATGAGGTTATTCTCAAGCACTATCCGGATGAACCAACGGGTCTTGCTAAAGACAAGTCTCTAGAAGCAACTCTAAATCGAATAACAAATCACGTTCATTATAATGGTGTGACCGGAATATTTGATATTGCCGCTTTATATGCCGAGTGTTTAGCATGTCAACAATGTTTTAATAGTGCAAACAAAAGAACTGCTCTTGGCAGCATGATAATTTTTCTTTTGTTAAACGAAATGGAGCTCAATGTTCAAAACGATCGCGCATCAGATATGATTGTTTTATTAGCCAATGGATTGGTAACGACAAAAGAGCTTTCCCTCTGGCTAAAGTTTCATTGCTCTTATAAGCCGGAGGAAGAATAG
- a CDS encoding HD domain-containing protein, translating to MSYDRNIRLLADTMQPIQDIYQLILELNKLKLVFRNTTTHSDRKESTAEHSWSVSMITMMLMGELKKEFADINELKAIKLSLIHDVVEIYAGDVIAFDTKARQEKEKIEAEALERLADIYPPFGQHLRELWHEFEQGESLEAKIAKAADAICPIFQRLKAKQSYIPFNITIADLEKVKYPRFAFSKTFLALYQQLKVDLLDKTLIVNS from the coding sequence ATGAGTTATGATAGGAACATTCGTTTATTGGCCGATACCATGCAACCTATCCAAGATATATATCAACTTATTTTAGAGTTAAACAAGCTTAAACTTGTTTTTCGAAATACAACAACTCATTCTGATAGAAAAGAAAGTACTGCTGAACATTCGTGGTCAGTCAGCATGATCACGATGATGCTTATGGGGGAACTTAAAAAAGAGTTTGCTGACATTAATGAATTAAAAGCCATTAAGTTGTCACTCATTCACGATGTTGTGGAAATTTACGCTGGGGATGTCATTGCTTTTGATACGAAAGCACGGCAAGAAAAAGAAAAAATTGAAGCGGAAGCATTGGAAAGGCTTGCTGATATTTATCCGCCATTTGGGCAACATTTGCGGGAGTTATGGCATGAATTTGAGCAGGGTGAAAGTCTTGAAGCAAAAATTGCAAAAGCTGCCGATGCCATTTGCCCTATCTTTCAGCGACTTAAAGCAAAGCAGTCTTATATTCCATTTAATATTACAATCGCCGATCTGGAAAAAGTAAAATATCCGCGTTTTGCATTCAGTAAAACCTTTTTAGCCTTGTATCAGCAATTAAAAGTTGATTTACTGGATAAAACATTGATAGTAAATTCTTAG